Genomic segment of Salvia splendens isolate huo1 chromosome 12, SspV2, whole genome shotgun sequence:
AACAAATTTGTTAAATCATAAGTTTAGTATTTGTTAAATCATTATAAGAATTCAAATAAATTTCAAAAGTTTTTCGGTCAACATGTATTACAAAATTTGGTTTTGTTACTGTTCAATAGTAATCAATTTTATGTACCTGTAGGCTGTATGTATGGTAGTCGATAACTTAAAATATCAATCTACATCATCTCAATTTGGTCCTTTCCTAAAGAACTTAGATGTATGTGTTAGTAAAAGCAATGACAATGAATGATCAATGAAGCAAGAACCGAGAAGAAGGAGAAGTATGAATGTGGGAGAGAAAACCAAATCTTATTCAATGAATCAAGAAATGTTTACACTCTATCAAAATGAAGCTCTAACTTCATCAACTAACTAACTCATCTATTTATACACaatcaagaaagaaaacaagtGAAGAAGGCTTCACTTCAAGAATTGGTtataactaactaactaacggCCAGTAGCTCAACCACTTTTTGAACTCCTTGCTTTGATGTTGTGTAGTCCACATTAAGCTCCATGCATCCCATGCACACGCATTGATGTTGCTCAGCCACATTCTCAACAATCACCACCTTGGCTAGCACACCAATGACTTCACTGCAATCAAGTTCACAAATCTGCAGCAATAGCCAAATTTTTCTTTGCTCGGAGCTTTGGTCAGCATGTCTGTTGGATTATGAGTCGTGTCTATCTTCATCACTCTCTCACCCTTCCACTTTCCACTTCATCCCTGATAAAATGAAGCCTTACATCTATGTGTTTGCTGCGTTCATGGAACATCTGATGTCTGGCTAAGCAGATGGCTCCATTGTTGTCACAATGTATTGAAACTCTGTCTTGCTTCACTCCAAAATCAGATATTAGTCCCATCAGCCATTTGCTCTCTTTTACAGCTGAAGTGAGGGCCATATACTCAGCTTCTGTGGTTGACAAAGCTACCACATTTTGTAAGCTCGACTTCCAACAAACTGTTGAACCATATAAAGTAAAAATGTAACCAGTTTGGGATCTCCTTGTGTCCAAGTTTGCTGCATCATCTGAGTCACAAAATCCCATCAATGGCTCTTTCTCATCTCTATTTCCTCTTGTAAACAATATTCTCAGCTTATCAGCAACTTTCAAATACCTCATGGTCCATTTCAAAGCACTCCAGTGTTGCTTTCCATATTCTGTCATGTATCTACTTGTGGTGCTTATGGCATGAGCTATGTTTGGCCTTGTGCAAATCATCATGTACATCAGGCTCCCTACTATGTTAGAGTAAGGGATCAGCTTCATTTCCCTCTTTTCTTCATCATTCTTTGCTTCTGTtcctttgaaagtttgaagtgAACTGCTTGTGGAGTAGCAGCTTCCCTCATATTATCTGCCTTGAATTTGCTCAGTGTCTTCAGAATATAATCAATTTGAAATAATCACATCTTCTTGTTGCCTCTGTCTCTGATTATATCCATTCTTAGAATCCTTTTAGCAATTCCCaggtccttcatttcaaagtaGAAGATATACGGGATCCTTTCCTTGCTGCCTCTTCACAAATACACAACTATCATATAGTGACCTTGTGAATCCCAGATTTGTTAAGCTTTCTCCAAACTTCAAATACCACTGCCTGTTGCTTTGCTTTAGCCCATATAGGCTCTTTTTCAGCAAGCAAACTTTCCCTTCCGAGCCTGGAACCTCGAAGCCTTGAGGCTGTGACATGTATATTGTTTCTTCCAGATCCCCATTCAAGAATGCAGTCTTTACATCCAACTGCTCAAGCTCCCAATTCATTCTAGCAGCTACTGACAGCAGCACTCTTATTGAATTGTGCTTAACTACTGGAGAGAAAACCTCATTGAACTCTATCCCCTCTTCTTGATTGAACCCTTTAGCCACAAGCCTAGCCTTGAACCTGACTTTATCTGAGCCAGCTGATTCAAATTTCTTCTTGTACACCCATTTGCAACTAATGACTTTTCTGAATTCTGCCTTATCAACAAGAATCCAAGTTTTGTTACTGATCAGGGAATCAATCTCTTCTTTCATTGCTTGTATCCATTGCTTACATTCTGGTCCCTGATGGCCTCTGTGTAAGATGCTGGCTCATTTAACTCCAATTGCTCAGCAATATGCAATGCAAAAAACAACATTTCTGAATCTCTAAATCTTGCAGGAGCCCTTACATTAGTTCTCCTTTGTCTGTCTCTAGCTAACTGATAATTTGCTAGATCAGGCTGATGTTGTTGAGGCTGATCCATTTAAGATTCTTGAGCTTCATTATCTTCTTCAGGGACATCACTGGCCTCATTCTCAGACTCAGTATGCACTAGTGTTCTCACCACCCCATCTAGCTCCACCTCAAATTGATCATCATTTGGAATTCTGGCATTTTCTGGTTCTTTATCAGATTTGTGCTCCAAATATGGCATCATGTCCTCTATAAAGACtacatctctgctcacaatCACCTTTTGATTCCCAGATTCAAAGCACCACAGCTTATACTCTTTCACACCCTTTTGATATCCAAGCATGATGCACTGGATAGCTCTGAGATTCAACTTCCCTTGCTTCTGGTGTGCAAAGGCTTTACAGCCAAAAGGTGTCAGCCTTGAGTAGTCAGTCTTTCCTCCATACCACCTTTCACCTGGAATCTCACCTTGAATCCCAGAAGCTGGGACACTTATTAATCAAGTATGCAGCAGTTGAAACAGCTTCTGCCCAAAAATTCTTGCTAACTCCAGATGAAGATAGCACGCATCTTACTCTCTCAACAAgagtcctattcattctttcggccactccattttgttgaggattaGCTGGTACTGTTTTATGCCTCTTTATCCCCTTCTCATGGCAGAATTGATCAAACTCCTTTGAGAGAGATTCAaggccattgtctgttctctgttaggatcgtcgactgcaacattagtttgatattgtccgctttgggtcaagcccgcacgaatttgtttttgggtcactcccaaaaggccttaaactaattggggttggacaggaattatacacaccttccaacttccctcactcatccgatgtgggataggtttgtaacccaacattCTCAACACCTTTAGCAAGGACCCTTTCTCCACTTCAACCTCTTTACACCAAATGTTGAAGAATTTAAAGGCATCAGACTTCTCCTTAAGCACATAGACCCAGACTTTCCTAGACCAGTCATCTATTATTGACATGTAGTACCTGCCTCCACCTTGACACTTAACTGGAGCAGGCCCCCACAAGTCTGAGTGAATATAATCAAGGGGTGAGACAGAGATGTGTTTACCTGTAGGGAATGAGAGCTTTTTAGCCTTTCCTAGCAGACAATCCTCACACACACCAAGCTTCTCTGATCCATCACCATCTATCAAGCCTTTCTGGATCAGTGCCTTGAGGCTTCCCTCTACTGGATGGCCAAGCCTGAGGTGCCAGCTCCTCAGACCAATTCTGATAATGGAGTTAGCTTCACCATTCACCATAGTAGCTTGCAGATAGTACAGATTCCCCATTCGTTGAGCAATCATCATTGTTTTTGAGTTCTTGCATATACTCATCTCACCATTCTTTGAAGAAAATGAGAAACCCTTCTTCTCAAGAGTTTCAAGAGATATCAAATTTCTCTTTACTTGTGGAATAAATCTCACATCAGATAGCTTCTTTACAGATCCATCATGAACTCTCAAGAAAATGCTTCCAACTCCTTTAATAGAGCAGGTTTGATTGTTGCCTAGCAACACAGTACCAGAGGTCTCACTTAAATCTTGAAACCAAGCTTTGTGAGGACACACATGAAATGAGCAgcctgaatccatgatccatgaTCCCTTCTCATCCTTCTCCATCACATTCATTACCTCATGTGTCTCATCAGCATCACCACTGACCACATTGGAATAAGATACACCCTCTGCtgcctgcttcttcttccatgcATAACAATCACGTTTTAAATGCCTAGGTTTCTTACACCAGTGGCAGCTCCGAGTCCCCTTGATCCCTGAGCTCTCAACCTTTGGTTCCTCACCTTTCTTCTTAAACTTCTTCTTGCTGAATTTCTTGATATTCAGAGATTCTGGTTGAGAATCTTGTTTTCGAGGTGCACCCTTCTGTAACTCCTTTGCCATGAGTGCAGCATGCGCCTCAGCCAAGgagatcaccttatctctcccaTACAAGATTGCATCACGCATCTGATCATAGGAATTAGGCAGAGCATTAAGAACAAGGATGGCCTTGTCCTCATCACTGATCTTGACACCAATGGCCTCAAGATCATCAACAGCCTTGGAAAAATCTTCTAACTGCTCCATTATGGACCTATCTTCAGAGAAGCTATATGAATAAAGCCTCCTCTTCATGTAGAGGCGATTAGCAAGAGACTTATCCATATAAACCTTGTCCAGTTTAGCCAAGATTCCAGTCGTTGCAGTCTCaccttgaacttccctcaaaaCCTTATTAGCAAGGCATAGAATGACAGCGCTGTGAGCCTTCAATTGCATCTCATCAAGCTTTGCCTGAGCCTTCTCATCAAGGGCAGGCTCCTTCCCTTTATTCGTAGGGTCTGCTGGAGCAATCACAGCCGCAAGCCCTTGTTGGATCAGCACTGCTTTGATCTTCATTTTCCATAAGCCGTAGTCGTTTTTGCCAGTAAATTTCTCAGCCTCCATGCGCGCGGCCATCTTTAACTGCTTCTTgatcgtttcccacagacggcgccaattgttgtAAAAGCAATGACAATGAATGATCAATGAAGCAAAAaccaagaagaaggagaagtaTGAATGTGGGAGAGAAAACCAAATATTATTCAATGAATCAAGAAGTGTTTACACTCTATCAAAATGAAGCTCTAACTTCATCAACTAACTAACTCATCTATTTATACACaatcaagaaagaaaataagtgaAGAAGACTTCACTTCAAGAATTGGTTAtagctaactaactaactaactaacggCTAGTAGCTCAACCACTTTTTGAACTCCTTGCTTTGATGTTGTGTAGTTCACATTAAGCTCCATGCATCCCATGCACATGCATTGATGTTGCTCAGCCACATTCTCAACAGTATGTGAGCAAAAAAAGGTActtataaggccatccacaataggaatagcccagcaatagcccagccatagcctagccactgccacatcatcagcactaaaaatcctcctgccacatcataaatagcccagccatagcctagccacatcataaatagcccagccacatcaatagccacatcactaataacaattatataaaatgacataattaacaatcacacaatatacagaatttaatttacgagacatatacggaaaaagtttaataatactattaaaatttaaaaaagtacaataatttaaaaaaagtacattaattttttaaaaaaatacattaataaaaaagagtgacaattcactcctcgcctccgtcgtcgtcgcctccgtcgctgtcgcctccgtcgccaccatcgtcgccgccaccatcgccgtcgcctccgccgcctacgccgctgccgccgccaccggtctccctccgtatagcctccaactcgtcgtgcaggctcatgagcaaggtttgaagcacgctcttctccacgggatccgtcgccacccgccattcggccatcgtcttgatcaactgagcgcgcgtttgggcgcgagcgaagaatttgagctcctgggtggattgtccaaggggggatgccgactagacctcctgggaagccccggcgttccctctcgccgcctgctgagcgcgcttgcgcccaatcgggcgaggtcggccaccgaccgaacgcggcgtggggaactcctgcgtcgtctcggggaggtcgtgggaacctccgctgctgccgctgtaatcgccggtgtagttcagtcgttgcttcttcggccagccagagtcgacacctactcggaacttctcggactcgctcagtacaagatagcagttccagtaggtgaagtccttgtataaacccttcagcgggaaggctttctccgctattctcctgcagtcatcctccgtttggccactgctcatcatgcggagtgcgttggtgtacaaacccgaaaatcgggagaccgccgccctgattcggttccagcccttccggcaatcctccccgttgcggggcctcccctccgggcaaaatctctggtaggctgctgctatcttgccccacatgttgacgatcctttgctcgttcgaaacgagaggatcgtcgcaaacactcacccacgccttgctgagcgcgacgttctcgtcgtccgtccaccttctccgtacctcctcctcacccggctgcgacgactcgccgaccttcttcttgcccttcttctttggggcgccacgccccGGCACTGCCCTCCCCCCCTTGAACTAGAGTCTCCGGAGCTCCGAgagtatcaaaccccaactcatctaaggagaaactatcaaaccccaagggtgtttgggtcgatgtgtgcgaagacccagtcgaaaaatcaaaactggggcgatagacatcccccgtCGTCGCCGGGGACTCCCCAGGAGTCCcatgtgtagccggtacgacccccggagtccactgtgtcgccggtacgacccccggagtccactgtgtcgccggtacgacccccggagtccactgtgtcgccggtgctcccccgggcatcatctgcatcccgggtacccaccccggtatcggcggaaacccccccggtggactcccccccattggggccccgggcatcatctgctgccgcgggtacatgttgtagtacccgggcacctgaccccatcca
This window contains:
- the LOC121757757 gene encoding secreted RxLR effector protein 161-like, coding for MKLIPYSNIVGSLMYMMICTRPNIAHAISTTSRYMTEYGKQHWSALKWTMRYLKVADKLRILFTRGNRDEKEPLMGFCDSDDAANLDTRRSQTGYIFTLYGSTVCWKSSLQNVVALSTTEAEYMALTSAVKESKWLMGLISDFGVKQDRVSIHCDNNGAICLARHQMFHERSKHIDVRLHFIRDEVESGRICELDCSEVIGVLAKVVIVENVAEQHQCVCMGCMELNVDYTTSKQGVQKVVELLAVS